A single genomic interval of Acidobacteriota bacterium harbors:
- the nusB gene encoding transcription antitermination factor NusB: MADTARRRARELVLKALYAESVGGRDPDEIVSAIIAAGSLSKRAYEFARALFLLVCQHRQWADEVISSLAENWDIERIALVDRSIMQMALVELREMPDVPVKVTLNEAIELAKEYSTGESAAFINGILDSFVKSSPQGPAG, translated from the coding sequence ATGGCCGACACTGCCCGCCGGCGTGCCCGGGAACTGGTGCTCAAAGCCCTCTATGCCGAGAGCGTGGGCGGGCGCGATCCCGACGAGATCGTGAGCGCCATCATTGCCGCCGGCTCACTGAGCAAGAGGGCGTATGAGTTCGCTCGCGCTCTGTTTCTGCTTGTATGTCAGCACCGTCAGTGGGCGGATGAAGTTATCTCGTCGCTGGCGGAAAACTGGGATATCGAGCGGATTGCCCTGGTGGACCGCAGTATCATGCAAATGGCCCTGGTGGAACTGCGAGAGATGCCGGATGTACCGGTAAAGGTGACTCTGAATGAGGCAATTGAACTGGCCAAGGAGTACTCAACCGGGGAATCAGCCGCTTTTATAAACGGCATTCTCGACAGCTTCGTGAAGAGCAGCCCGCAAGGCCCCGCGGGGTAG
- a CDS encoding DUF2723 domain-containing protein, giving the protein MQHTSTYKFDRTNALIATAVWLATLSVYMLTKAPTLSLWDCGEFIATSCILGIPHPPGTPLYIMFGRIFSIIPLFADVATRVNFLSSLTASIAALFGYLCGVRLLRIWFRGDGSRYGRILLYAGSACGALFLALGRTEWTNATEAEVYGMAMMLMMAILWLTLLYFDKRGTPAAGRILLAIVYLAFLGIGVHMTTLLVLPACAFVFVLKDGTPVRYWFILAALYLMELYLVFALSSPPVSVPFYVPIVIVFIFHLFYTLSFERVPRPALVMALGFAFSCAPLLGLVSPALAGPATVFGVVCFVLTLLYAVYITRQYLRQRGPGEPVFRDVMPGALLVFAAAFMTLLLLSGLKGYGAFLVLSFVLLVATAAVIWRYVNLPILLALVAALMIILGVLPFFYGIGIAVLVILVLGLGYRVRGAATALLVILAAVLGFSVHLYVPIRSAQDPYINENNPSQDLTSTINFLERKQYGLESMFERMFTRRGEWGNQFGMHRRMGFWSFFQEQYGLSGRKFFLLFVIGLFGIWEVVRRRSETGLLFMILLLVTSVGLILYMNFADGTRQVGLRDYLEVRDRDYFFSPAYMLFGLAIGLGWAAVVQFLRELVARYTPSVRRTVLAAGLVVFLTPAYALAVNWHVCDRSNDFIPYDYAWNLLSSADENAVLFTNADNDTFPLWCLQEAYGVRKDVKVVNLALANSKWYIKQLRDYMHLELGWTEREIDALIPYRLRDGRSFRVQDLVIDAVIDHNPDIPVNFCITLVGSARTYHGQQADSLLTLSGMKFRLDRDKTRFTVDREETLAYFRDSTRFRYKSFADPTIYKNETTLRTVSNVANSLIMSAESFRLGEMYVEAEELARLALQIRPGSGRLVNALGQVFAARGEIDSIVALLGRYPDGDLRELRLSLARAYRQIERPQEAWLILDRLLSTSPSYHPALDEIIRLLLREQDAGKMVSVLERWLYYNPDDTEIRAALDGLLLQLESLSGGGQRDSQ; this is encoded by the coding sequence ATGCAGCATACTTCGACCTACAAGTTTGACCGCACCAATGCCCTGATTGCAACCGCCGTCTGGCTGGCCACCCTGTCAGTCTATATGCTGACAAAAGCTCCCACGCTTTCCCTGTGGGACTGCGGCGAGTTCATCGCCACCAGCTGTATTCTCGGCATTCCGCATCCCCCGGGAACGCCGCTGTACATTATGTTTGGTCGCATCTTTTCGATTATCCCGCTTTTCGCCGACGTGGCCACCCGGGTGAACTTTTTGTCGTCCCTGACTGCTTCCATCGCCGCACTTTTCGGCTACCTGTGCGGCGTGAGACTTCTGCGCATCTGGTTTCGCGGGGACGGCAGCCGTTACGGGAGAATTCTGCTGTATGCGGGGTCCGCATGCGGTGCCCTTTTCCTGGCCCTGGGCAGGACCGAGTGGACCAACGCCACGGAGGCCGAGGTATACGGGATGGCCATGATGTTGATGATGGCGATTCTCTGGTTGACGCTGCTTTACTTCGATAAACGCGGGACCCCCGCCGCCGGCCGGATCCTGCTGGCCATCGTCTATCTTGCCTTTCTCGGTATCGGCGTTCACATGACGACCCTGCTCGTCCTGCCGGCCTGCGCATTCGTGTTCGTTCTGAAGGACGGAACGCCCGTCAGGTACTGGTTCATCCTCGCTGCGCTGTACCTGATGGAGCTTTACCTCGTTTTCGCGCTTTCGTCGCCGCCGGTGTCGGTGCCGTTTTACGTGCCCATCGTGATCGTCTTCATCTTTCATCTCTTCTATACGCTTTCGTTCGAGCGCGTCCCCCGCCCGGCGCTGGTGATGGCCCTGGGGTTCGCGTTCTCCTGCGCGCCGCTGCTCGGTCTTGTCAGCCCGGCGCTGGCCGGACCGGCCACGGTCTTCGGTGTGGTTTGTTTTGTCCTGACGCTGCTGTACGCGGTCTATATCACGCGACAGTACTTGCGACAGCGCGGTCCCGGCGAGCCGGTTTTCAGGGACGTGATGCCCGGAGCCCTGCTGGTATTTGCCGCCGCCTTCATGACCCTGCTGCTGCTGTCCGGCCTGAAGGGTTACGGGGCCTTTCTCGTTCTCTCTTTTGTTTTGCTGGTCGCGACGGCGGCCGTTATCTGGCGTTACGTGAACCTGCCCATCCTCCTGGCGCTGGTGGCGGCGTTAATGATCATCCTGGGGGTGCTGCCGTTTTTCTATGGTATCGGTATCGCCGTGCTGGTGATTCTCGTTCTCGGTCTGGGGTACAGGGTGCGGGGCGCCGCGACGGCGTTGCTGGTCATTCTGGCCGCCGTGCTCGGATTCTCGGTGCACTTGTACGTTCCCATACGTTCCGCGCAGGACCCGTACATCAACGAGAACAACCCCTCGCAGGATTTGACGTCGACGATAAACTTCCTCGAACGCAAGCAGTACGGCCTGGAGTCGATGTTCGAGCGGATGTTCACTCGCCGGGGCGAGTGGGGGAACCAGTTCGGCATGCATCGCCGCATGGGATTCTGGTCGTTCTTCCAGGAACAGTACGGTTTGTCGGGGCGCAAGTTCTTCCTGCTGTTCGTGATCGGCCTCTTCGGTATCTGGGAGGTGGTGCGGCGGCGATCGGAGACCGGCCTGCTGTTCATGATCCTGCTGCTGGTGACGTCGGTCGGCCTGATACTGTATATGAATTTCGCTGACGGTACCCGGCAGGTCGGTCTGCGCGACTACCTTGAGGTGCGTGACCGGGACTATTTCTTCAGCCCCGCCTACATGTTGTTCGGCCTGGCGATCGGTCTGGGCTGGGCCGCCGTGGTGCAGTTCCTTCGGGAACTGGTGGCCAGGTATACGCCGTCGGTCCGCAGGACGGTCCTGGCGGCCGGCCTGGTCGTGTTCCTGACGCCGGCGTACGCCCTGGCCGTCAACTGGCACGTGTGCGACCGGTCCAACGACTTCATTCCCTACGACTACGCCTGGAACCTGCTGTCGTCGGCGGATGAAAACGCGGTGCTGTTCACCAACGCGGATAACGATACGTTTCCCCTGTGGTGTCTGCAGGAGGCATACGGGGTGCGCAAAGACGTCAAGGTCGTGAACCTGGCCCTGGCCAACTCCAAGTGGTACATCAAGCAGTTGCGCGACTATATGCACCTCGAACTCGGGTGGACGGAGCGCGAGATCGATGCCCTCATTCCGTACCGCCTGCGCGACGGGCGATCCTTCCGCGTTCAGGACCTGGTGATAGACGCGGTCATAGATCATAACCCGGATATCCCCGTTAACTTCTGTATTACGCTGGTCGGTTCGGCTCGCACCTATCATGGGCAGCAGGCGGATTCACTCCTGACCCTGAGCGGTATGAAGTTTCGCCTGGATCGCGACAAGACCCGGTTCACCGTAGACAGAGAGGAAACACTGGCCTATTTCAGGGATTCGACGCGATTCCGGTACAAGAGCTTCGCCGATCCGACGATCTACAAGAATGAGACCACCCTGCGGACCGTAAGCAACGTCGCAAACAGCCTGATCATGTCCGCTGAGAGTTTTCGCCTGGGTGAGATGTATGTGGAGGCGGAAGAGCTGGCCCGGCTGGCCCTGCAGATCAGGCCGGGTTCCGGCAGGCTGGTCAATGCCCTTGGCCAGGTGTTTGCCGCCCGGGGAGAGATCGACTCCATTGTCGCGCTGCTGGGGAGGTATCCCGACGGGGACCTGCGCGAGCTTCGACTCTCCCTGGCCAGGGCATATCGCCAGATTGAGAGGCCGCAAGAGGCGTGGCTGATCCTTGACAGGCTCCTGAGCACGTCGCCGTCGTACCATCCGGCGCTCGATGAAATCATACGGCTGCTTCTGCGGGAGCAGGATGCCGGGAAAATGGTCTCGGTCCTCGAGCGGTGGCTGTACTACAACCCCGACGACACGGAGATCAGGGCGGCCCTGGACGGGCTGCTCTTGCAGCTGGAATCGCTGTCCGGCGGCGGGCAGAGGGACTCCCAGTGA
- a CDS encoding glycosyltransferase family 4 protein: MNILALNWNDLKNPFGGGAEVHLEELLRRLVSYGHEVTLFCSGWPGCAAEETIQGIRIIRRGRRISFNLVAPFHLRQLVQQNRFDILIEDINKIPFYTPLYLDLKTLVVIPHLFATTVFQEINFLLGTYIYLAEKPLVPVYRGRRFNVISESTAQDIVARGVPREDISIIHCGIDRDVYSHDASVTKYDQPTVLYLGRIKKYKSIQHLIIAFKRVKARLPEARLMIVGAGDYLAALKSLAGLLDLGDAVEFPGYVSLQDKVERMRRAHVSVLPSLKEGWGLTNIEANSVGTTVVAADSPGLRDSVQDGKTGFLYRFGDTDELAEKLLRILEDHQLRRRLEQGALEWAERFNWDTAARQFEALLLEITGGKQ, from the coding sequence GTGAACATCCTCGCGCTCAACTGGAACGACCTGAAGAACCCGTTTGGAGGCGGGGCGGAAGTCCACCTCGAGGAGTTGTTGCGCCGGCTGGTTTCCTACGGTCACGAAGTCACCCTGTTTTGCTCGGGCTGGCCGGGCTGTGCGGCGGAGGAGACGATCCAGGGGATCAGAATCATCCGCCGCGGCAGGCGTATCAGTTTCAATCTCGTGGCGCCGTTTCACCTCAGGCAGCTCGTGCAGCAGAACAGGTTCGACATACTGATCGAGGATATCAACAAGATACCGTTTTACACCCCGCTCTATCTCGACCTCAAAACCCTGGTTGTCATTCCGCACCTGTTTGCGACGACGGTCTTCCAGGAGATAAACTTCCTCCTGGGGACCTACATATACCTGGCCGAGAAACCCCTCGTGCCGGTGTACCGGGGCAGGCGGTTCAACGTTATTTCGGAGTCGACGGCACAGGACATCGTCGCCCGCGGGGTTCCCCGTGAGGACATATCGATAATCCACTGTGGCATCGATCGTGACGTTTACTCGCACGATGCGTCGGTGACCAAGTATGACCAGCCGACCGTTTTATATCTCGGACGAATAAAAAAGTACAAGTCGATTCAGCATCTCATCATCGCCTTTAAGCGGGTGAAAGCCAGGCTGCCCGAGGCCCGGCTGATGATTGTGGGTGCGGGAGACTATCTGGCTGCCCTCAAGTCGCTTGCCGGATTACTCGATCTCGGCGATGCCGTCGAGTTCCCGGGGTACGTGTCGCTTCAGGACAAGGTAGAGCGCATGCGGCGCGCCCATGTGTCAGTCCTGCCCTCGCTCAAGGAGGGCTGGGGGCTGACCAACATCGAGGCCAACTCAGTCGGTACGACCGTCGTCGCGGCCGATTCCCCGGGCCTCCGCGACTCGGTTCAGGATGGCAAGACCGGCTTCCTGTACCGGTTCGGTGACACGGACGAGCTGGCCGAAAAGCTCCTGCGTATTCTGGAGGACCATCAACTGCGCCGGCGTCTTGAACAGGGAGCCCTGGAGTGGGCCGAGAGGTTTAACTGGGATACAGCGGCCCGGCAGTTCGAGGCACTCCTTCTGGAAATCACTGGAGGGAAGCAATGA
- a CDS encoding lysylphosphatidylglycerol synthase transmembrane domain-containing protein, giving the protein MTGRWRRVIFLLIGFTVSVVSLWQIFRDTPADELWQALEKPNYWWLVPNIFFVVLAMYQRAYRWRFMIAPIKMVSFSRLLAATCIGFMANNILPLRLGEYVRAYSLSRQDGDVSKSSSLATIFVERMVFDLVALLLIFGVVLFISPLHFDEQLRVGTYAAVLAALLGLIFIVILALKPSQSGEVLTRYLFFAPESVKEKVRGIVLRFSRGLDFMKDGKKLLSVSVQTIILWLFMGLSNYFVFLSFGFDLTLEASYVLLVVVSIMILIPSSPGFFGVYHLGTVLTMSLYQVADVDARAFSIVLHLAQYIPITLMGFYFLRRAHLSLKSLEKEAVGGM; this is encoded by the coding sequence ATGACCGGACGGTGGCGCCGAGTGATTTTCCTGCTGATCGGGTTTACGGTCTCGGTGGTCTCGCTGTGGCAGATCTTTCGTGACACGCCTGCAGACGAGCTCTGGCAGGCCCTGGAGAAGCCGAATTACTGGTGGCTGGTGCCGAACATCTTCTTTGTCGTTCTGGCCATGTACCAGCGCGCGTACCGCTGGCGGTTCATGATAGCGCCTATCAAGATGGTCAGCTTCTCAAGGCTGCTGGCCGCCACCTGCATAGGCTTCATGGCAAACAACATCCTGCCGCTCAGGCTGGGGGAGTACGTGCGGGCCTACTCGCTGTCACGCCAGGACGGCGACGTGTCCAAGTCGTCGTCGCTGGCCACCATCTTCGTCGAACGAATGGTGTTCGATCTGGTGGCCCTGCTGCTTATCTTCGGGGTAGTCCTCTTCATATCGCCGCTGCACTTCGATGAGCAGTTGCGCGTCGGCACTTATGCGGCCGTGCTGGCCGCCCTGCTGGGGTTGATTTTCATTGTCATCCTGGCCCTCAAGCCCAGCCAGTCCGGCGAGGTCCTCACCCGCTACCTCTTTTTTGCACCCGAGAGCGTCAAGGAGAAAGTCAGGGGAATCGTACTGCGGTTTTCCCGCGGCCTCGACTTCATGAAGGACGGTAAGAAACTGCTTTCCGTGTCCGTTCAGACCATAATCCTCTGGCTGTTCATGGGGCTGTCCAACTATTTTGTTTTTCTTTCGTTCGGGTTTGACCTCACTCTTGAGGCTTCCTACGTGCTGCTCGTGGTCGTATCCATCATGATTCTGATTCCGTCGTCGCCCGGGTTTTTCGGCGTATACCACCTGGGGACGGTGCTGACGATGTCGCTTTACCAGGTCGCCGACGTTGATGCGCGTGCTTTCTCAATCGTCCTGCATCTGGCCCAGTACATCCCGATCACGCTGATGGGTTTCTACTTTCTCAGAAGGGCGCACCTGTCGCTCAAGTCTCTGGAGAAAGAAGCCGTGGGCGGGATGTAG
- a CDS encoding LuxR C-terminal-related transcriptional regulator has product MAKRDESAFAEVLVDRLLLESFANERSAYYKTTGEISKSAALDRFRNRLKWHVNNSLSRRQKQVIRFYLLGRKERDIAHDLGITQQVVNIYKHRAIRKLRQLLGS; this is encoded by the coding sequence ATGGCAAAGCGGGACGAATCGGCATTCGCAGAAGTGCTGGTAGATCGGCTGCTTCTTGAGTCATTTGCCAACGAACGATCTGCCTATTACAAGACGACCGGAGAGATTTCGAAGAGTGCGGCCCTGGACAGGTTTCGCAATCGCCTGAAATGGCACGTCAATAACTCGCTTTCGCGGCGGCAAAAACAGGTGATCCGGTTTTACCTGCTGGGTAGAAAAGAGAGAGATATAGCCCACGATCTGGGGATCACCCAGCAGGTGGTGAACATTTATAAGCATAGGGCTATCAGGAAGTTACGGCAGCTTCTCGGCTCGTAG
- a CDS encoding ZIP family metal transporter produces MSNSLLPYCLILFLAAFASGMVILVRRWSDELLHMFLAFGAGVFLGIVFIHLIPESFPDDQTATVGFFVLGGYLLLFFLERILFSRGDRGYEHSHEVLGITALVGLSVHSLIDGLGLAVTAADPHLGRLLFVSILAHKVPAAFALASLLILAKQSMRRITLYLLLFASMTPVGALLLAQVFVNGKQDVLVLMTGLVTGSFLYIATGELLPEAFHSRRRRWVNLVLVLLGIVAIGWLGLGTFHGHSH; encoded by the coding sequence ATGAGCAATAGCCTGCTGCCGTACTGCCTGATCCTGTTTCTGGCCGCGTTTGCATCCGGTATGGTTATACTGGTGCGGCGCTGGTCGGACGAGTTGCTCCACATGTTCCTGGCGTTCGGTGCAGGTGTGTTTCTCGGGATTGTGTTCATCCACCTGATCCCCGAGTCCTTTCCCGATGACCAGACTGCCACGGTGGGTTTTTTCGTCCTTGGGGGCTACCTGCTCTTGTTTTTCCTGGAGCGCATTCTGTTCAGCCGCGGCGATCGCGGGTACGAGCACAGCCACGAGGTACTGGGTATAACGGCCCTGGTGGGCCTGTCCGTACATTCTCTTATCGACGGTTTAGGGCTGGCGGTGACGGCTGCCGATCCGCATCTGGGCCGCCTCTTATTCGTTTCGATCCTGGCCCACAAGGTGCCGGCGGCTTTTGCGCTAGCCTCGCTGCTTATCCTAGCCAAGCAGTCGATGCGGCGGATTACCCTCTACCTGCTGTTGTTTGCATCCATGACGCCGGTCGGGGCGCTCCTGCTGGCCCAGGTATTCGTAAACGGCAAGCAGGACGTACTGGTCCTTATGACGGGACTGGTAACGGGATCTTTTCTATACATTGCCACCGGTGAGTTGCTGCCCGAGGCGTTCCACAGCCGCAGGCGGCGATGGGTAAATCTGGTGCTGGTGCTGCTGGGGATAGTGGCGATCGGATGGCTGGGGCTGGGGACGTTTCACGGGCATTCCCACTGA
- a CDS encoding rhodanese-like domain-containing protein yields the protein MVIKQTIVLLAAAVVTGLVANLLSPQRIDFIGKYRDLSDGEGPLVPPAAEEGDPPFIDVNVAQLEFYAGDALFVDARSAEEFECGTIPGSINIPFEYLPEDLPAYYDSVFEGVSRDRSIVVFCSGEECDLSLYLGRNLQDFNYTRVFIFFGGAREWGKYGLDVERRKPCGQ from the coding sequence ATGGTCATCAAACAGACAATCGTTCTGCTGGCGGCCGCGGTAGTGACGGGCCTCGTGGCCAACCTGCTGTCGCCCCAGCGCATTGATTTCATCGGCAAGTACCGGGACCTGTCCGACGGAGAGGGGCCGCTTGTCCCGCCTGCCGCCGAAGAGGGCGATCCGCCCTTTATCGACGTCAACGTCGCACAGCTTGAGTTCTACGCGGGCGACGCCCTGTTTGTCGACGCGCGCTCCGCCGAGGAATTCGAATGCGGCACCATCCCGGGATCGATCAACATCCCGTTCGAGTATCTCCCGGAGGATCTTCCCGCGTACTACGACTCCGTCTTTGAGGGTGTCAGCCGCGACCGGTCGATAGTCGTGTTTTGCTCGGGCGAGGAGTGCGACCTTTCGTTATATCTCGGCCGTAATCTCCAGGATTTCAACTACACGCGTGTTTTCATCTTTTTCGGCGGAGCGCGGGAATGGGGGAAGTACGGGCTGGACGTGGAGCGGAGGAAGCCATGCGGTCAATAG
- a CDS encoding MauE/DoxX family redox-associated membrane protein produces the protein MRSIVDNDYLTMFSRVLIAVLFIYASFYKIVEPALFAKSIWYYHLVPGKLINLAALILPWLELFCGLALILGIVYRGAVVWVNVMTAAFIIALAYTIALGIDIDCGCFKAAGSATGPAWNSLLLDLGMIVFTLQLLFSRSRRWRLQPRS, from the coding sequence ATGCGGTCAATAGTGGATAACGATTACCTGACCATGTTTTCCCGGGTACTTATCGCCGTGCTCTTCATTTACGCGTCGTTCTACAAGATTGTGGAGCCCGCCCTGTTTGCCAAGTCGATATGGTACTACCACCTCGTCCCGGGAAAGCTCATCAACCTGGCGGCCCTGATATTGCCCTGGCTGGAGCTTTTCTGCGGCCTGGCCTTGATTCTGGGGATCGTTTACCGGGGAGCGGTAGTCTGGGTCAACGTGATGACGGCGGCGTTCATCATAGCTCTGGCTTACACAATTGCGCTGGGGATCGATATCGACTGCGGCTGCTTCAAGGCCGCCGGATCGGCCACCGGGCCGGCGTGGAACTCCCTTTTGCTGGACCTGGGCATGATCGTGTTCACGCTGCAGTTGCTGTTCAGCCGGTCGCGGCGCTGGCGTTTGCAGCCTCGCTCTTAA
- a CDS encoding secretin and TonB N-terminal domain-containing protein, which produces MIRAIIRISMAILLTAGSLSAQANLTEGKLTLEFQSTPLVAVLNMIAQQNGLNLVVSGAVEGNVTVKLDNVDVATALDAVLAANGYTYFHRNNVIVVKAIDAAEAGDLESRTITLKYLDPVTARKAVEPRLSDKGHAVILDRKAKEGTSTDTYAANRIIITDYPRIIDDLVDLVVRLDVRERTILIEARIIETKVDDQLQLGLNWPSAIDAKLSGADDGTAGTAYTTATSSRNAGVLEVDGGRWIWGKLSVAELRMVLDLLQQKGNSQLISDPRITTVENHEAEFRFETVIPIQTINRFTEGAATSDIVTFEDVEVGISLKVTPRINEAGRVTLDVEPTVEDIIGFNGPPGNQKPITASRSIRTRINVQDGETVALGGLLKEDEIKTVKKVPVLGSIPLLGSLLFSHHSVEKTTTDLLILITPHILD; this is translated from the coding sequence ATGATACGCGCAATAATTCGCATCAGCATGGCAATACTCCTGACGGCAGGTTCTCTGTCGGCCCAGGCCAATCTAACCGAGGGAAAACTGACCCTGGAGTTTCAGTCCACGCCGCTGGTGGCCGTCCTGAACATGATTGCGCAGCAGAACGGCTTGAACCTCGTTGTCTCCGGGGCCGTCGAAGGTAACGTCACCGTCAAGCTCGACAACGTCGACGTGGCCACGGCGCTCGACGCCGTGCTGGCCGCCAACGGCTACACGTACTTCCACCGCAATAACGTCATCGTCGTAAAGGCCATCGATGCCGCCGAGGCCGGCGACCTGGAATCCCGGACAATCACCCTGAAATACCTCGACCCGGTCACCGCCCGGAAAGCCGTTGAACCCCGTCTCTCGGACAAGGGACATGCGGTCATACTCGACCGGAAAGCGAAGGAAGGAACGTCGACCGACACGTACGCCGCAAACAGGATAATCATCACCGACTACCCGAGAATCATTGACGACCTGGTTGACCTCGTGGTCCGGCTTGACGTCCGCGAACGGACCATCCTGATCGAAGCACGGATCATCGAAACCAAGGTTGACGATCAGCTCCAGCTCGGCCTGAACTGGCCGTCGGCCATCGACGCCAAACTGAGCGGCGCCGACGACGGCACCGCCGGCACGGCGTACACGACCGCCACCTCCAGCAGAAACGCCGGGGTTCTTGAAGTCGACGGCGGCCGTTGGATCTGGGGTAAGCTTTCAGTGGCCGAACTGCGCATGGTGCTGGATCTGCTGCAGCAGAAGGGCAACAGCCAGCTCATCTCGGACCCCCGTATCACCACGGTCGAGAACCACGAGGCGGAGTTCAGATTCGAAACGGTGATCCCGATTCAAACCATCAACCGCTTCACCGAGGGGGCCGCCACCTCAGATATCGTCACGTTTGAGGACGTGGAGGTCGGTATCTCGCTGAAGGTGACGCCGCGCATAAACGAGGCCGGCCGGGTCACCCTGGATGTTGAACCCACGGTGGAGGATATCATCGGCTTCAACGGCCCGCCGGGAAACCAGAAACCGATCACGGCATCACGTTCGATCAGAACGCGCATCAACGTTCAGGACGGCGAAACTGTGGCTCTGGGAGGCCTGCTGAAGGAAGACGAGATCAAGACCGTGAAGAAGGTCCCCGTGCTCGGCTCTATCCCGCTGCTGGGCAGCCTGCTGTTTTCTCACCACTCTGTCGAGAAGACCACCACGGACCTGCTCATCCTGATCACGCCGCACATCCTGGATTAA
- the pilM gene encoding pilus assembly protein PilM yields the protein MLDLKKSQPPQPSGAEAHEAPPASYSWRPVRPRKWHLFGRHVTCSIDADSLQLAAAMHYGYGRKLLDVRKVYVLPSIASPEEKTDFIADSIDDYIREFGGRRPMLSVTVGGPDTAFRTFSMPYVSKRELASAIAFEAKRQVPFPVNDCEYDYRTVETATDGDIKRARIAILAATRRMLHENLRLFDRIDRSVSHVFHAQEAIGQLLRWLPRFREDANYALVSIERNHTEIAYYHGSNLEFFHISALGSAFLANRSDPTMFEYFSESLATEIQNSLDYYTGQFSAHFANQIFIHGDLSYSDELVEQLTDRFGFVFRRFPADQLKFVRGRNLGFEVSLPVCLPVLASVVCPARLTNLLPQERQYQQRLRRANKIAVVCLAALFFIVSGVTLFQRSQLGRVKGHRDELTQQVKNFRNSPVFDTYNLLNERIAVDQSYLDKIKAAPSYLSLSLKELSHLTPSSIRLYTLRYDVTQPGQNLQIQGVAVHPGIPPEIILAEFVESLSASPYYDDVAVMSHTKRQVDGIFELEFQVAARGRV from the coding sequence ATGCTTGACCTGAAGAAATCACAACCACCGCAGCCGTCGGGCGCCGAGGCGCACGAGGCACCTCCGGCATCCTATTCATGGCGTCCTGTCCGCCCGCGAAAGTGGCACCTTTTCGGCCGCCACGTTACGTGCAGCATCGACGCGGACTCCCTTCAACTGGCCGCCGCAATGCACTATGGGTACGGCAGGAAACTGCTGGACGTCCGCAAGGTGTACGTGCTTCCCTCCATCGCCTCGCCAGAGGAAAAGACCGACTTCATCGCCGACAGCATAGACGACTACATACGAGAGTTTGGCGGCCGTCGCCCCATGCTGTCGGTGACCGTGGGCGGCCCGGACACGGCCTTCAGAACCTTCAGCATGCCCTACGTCTCGAAACGGGAGCTGGCGTCGGCCATCGCCTTTGAAGCCAAGCGGCAGGTGCCGTTTCCCGTTAACGACTGCGAGTACGACTACCGAACGGTAGAGACCGCCACCGACGGCGACATAAAGCGAGCCCGGATCGCCATCCTGGCCGCTACCCGCCGCATGCTGCACGAGAATCTCAGGCTGTTCGACCGCATCGACCGCAGCGTGTCTCACGTGTTCCACGCCCAGGAAGCAATCGGACAGTTGCTGCGCTGGCTGCCGCGATTCCGCGAGGATGCCAACTACGCCCTGGTCAGCATTGAGCGCAACCATACGGAGATCGCCTACTATCACGGATCAAACCTCGAGTTTTTCCACATCAGCGCACTCGGGTCGGCCTTTCTGGCCAACCGGTCCGATCCGACAATGTTCGAGTATTTCAGCGAGTCCCTGGCCACCGAGATACAGAACTCGCTGGATTACTACACGGGCCAGTTCTCGGCTCACTTCGCCAACCAGATATTCATCCACGGTGACCTGTCGTACTCCGATGAGTTGGTCGAGCAACTGACCGATCGTTTCGGTTTCGTGTTTCGACGATTCCCGGCCGATCAACTCAAGTTCGTCAGGGGCAGGAACCTCGGCTTCGAAGTCTCCCTGCCGGTGTGCCTGCCGGTGCTCGCGTCGGTCGTCTGTCCGGCAAGGCTGACCAACCTGCTCCCGCAGGAGCGACAGTACCAGCAGCGCCTCCGCCGGGCGAACAAGATCGCCGTAGTCTGCCTGGCCGCGCTTTTCTTCATCGTATCGGGTGTCACGCTCTTCCAGCGGTCCCAACTGGGCCGCGTGAAAGGCCACCGGGACGAGTTGACTCAGCAGGTAAAGAACTTTCGTAATTCCCCGGTGTTCGACACCTACAACTTGCTTAACGAGCGCATCGCCGTCGACCAGTCTTACCTGGACAAGATCAAGGCGGCACCAAGCTATCTCAGCCTTAGCCTCAAGGAACTCTCGCACCTGACACCGTCGTCGATCCGGCTGTACACCCTGCGCTATGACGTCACTCAGCCGGGACAGAACCTGCAGATCCAGGGTGTCGCGGTACATCCAGGCATACCCCCCGAAATCATCCTGGCGGAGTTCGTGGAGAGCCTGTCTGCTTCCCCGTACTACGACGACGTGGCTGTCATGAGTCACACCAAGCGGCAGGTCGACGGGATTTTCGAGCTCGAGTTTCAGGTCGCCGCAAGGGGAAGAGTATGA